In Kineococcus rhizosphaerae, a single window of DNA contains:
- a CDS encoding ComF family protein has translation MRSLPAPSVASLWASAADLVWPAHCAGCGRAGVVCCRACERALRAGALTALTDGTPVRGCARHAGPARQVLLAVKERGRAEARGPLAAALAHALDDLTPTGRVRLVPVPTRAASRRARGGDLVADLAARTASRSRARGRDAGVERCLRVVRRVRDQTDLDAAGRRANVAGAFALVGPPPVGPVVVLDDVVTTTATAGEAVRALRAAGVRVSGVLTVTVA, from the coding sequence GTGCGTTCCCTGCCGGCCCCCTCGGTGGCGTCCCTGTGGGCCTCGGCCGCCGACCTGGTCTGGCCCGCGCACTGCGCCGGCTGCGGGCGGGCGGGCGTCGTGTGCTGCCGGGCCTGCGAGCGCGCCCTGCGCGCCGGGGCGCTCACGGCGCTGACCGACGGCACGCCCGTGCGCGGCTGCGCCCGGCACGCCGGACCCGCCCGCCAGGTCCTGCTGGCCGTCAAGGAACGCGGCCGCGCCGAGGCCCGCGGACCCCTGGCCGCGGCCCTGGCCCACGCCCTGGACGACCTCACCCCCACCGGGCGCGTCCGGCTCGTGCCCGTGCCCACGCGCGCCGCCAGCCGCCGCGCCCGCGGCGGCGACCTCGTCGCCGACCTGGCCGCCCGCACGGCCTCCCGCTCGCGCGCCCGCGGTCGTGACGCGGGGGTCGAGCGGTGCCTGCGCGTGGTGCGGCGCGTGCGCGACCAGACCGACCTGGACGCCGCGGGCCGGCGGGCCAACGTGGCCGGTGCCTTCGCCCTCGTCGGGCCGCCGCCGGTGGGCCCCGTCGTCGTCCTCGACGACGTCGTGACCACGACCGCGACCGCGGGCGAGGCCGTCCGCGCCCTGCGCGCCGCGGGCGTCCGGGTGAGCGGGGTGCTGACGGTGACGGTCGCGTGA
- the mmsB gene encoding multiple monosaccharide ABC transporter permease — translation MSGSTLTKDKPTPAPRTGSANPFVAMTQNLRESGIYIAFVVVVLLFAILTDGLSLSPTNITNIVLQYSYVLVLAIGMLIVIVAGHIDLSVGSVVALTGAVSAQLVIGNGQPWYVGALAALAVGIVIGVWQGFWVAFVGIPAFIVTLAGMLLFRGLTLFTLGNVSLSPFPEQYGKVATGFLNGLIGGNGYDAFTLLIAALAVVAFAVQQVRTRVAKVRYQQVVDAMPLFVLKIVAVAAVVMAFAWQLAHSRGLPIVLIILAVLILAYSTIMKSSVFGRQVYAIGGNLAAAQLSGVNVRRVNFWIFVNMGFLAAVAGVIFSSRSNGAQPSAGNGFELDAIAAAFIGGAAVTGGVGKIQGAMIGGLLVGVISNGMQLLGVDQSLQSVIKGLVLLLAVAFDVFNKRRAGVR, via the coding sequence ATGAGCGGCAGCACGCTGACCAAGGACAAGCCGACGCCGGCGCCCCGCACCGGCAGCGCGAACCCCTTCGTCGCCATGACCCAGAACCTGCGCGAGAGCGGCATCTACATCGCGTTCGTCGTCGTGGTGCTGCTGTTCGCGATCCTCACCGACGGGCTGTCGCTGAGCCCGACGAACATCACGAACATCGTCCTGCAGTACTCCTACGTGCTGGTCCTGGCGATCGGCATGCTGATCGTCATCGTCGCCGGGCACATCGACCTGTCGGTCGGGTCGGTCGTCGCGCTGACGGGGGCCGTGTCGGCCCAGCTCGTCATCGGCAACGGCCAGCCCTGGTACGTCGGCGCCCTGGCTGCCCTCGCGGTCGGGATCGTCATCGGGGTCTGGCAGGGGTTCTGGGTCGCCTTCGTCGGCATCCCCGCGTTCATCGTCACCCTGGCCGGCATGCTGCTGTTCCGCGGCCTGACGCTCTTCACGCTCGGCAACGTCTCCCTCTCGCCGTTCCCCGAGCAGTACGGCAAGGTCGCGACCGGGTTCCTCAACGGTCTCATCGGCGGCAACGGGTACGACGCCTTCACCCTGCTGATCGCCGCGCTGGCCGTCGTCGCCTTCGCCGTGCAGCAGGTCCGCACCCGCGTCGCCAAGGTCCGCTACCAGCAGGTCGTCGACGCGATGCCGCTGTTCGTCCTGAAGATCGTCGCCGTCGCCGCGGTCGTCATGGCCTTCGCCTGGCAGCTGGCGCACTCGCGCGGTCTGCCGATCGTCCTGATCATCCTGGCCGTCCTGATCCTGGCCTACTCCACGATCATGAAGTCCTCGGTGTTCGGCCGTCAGGTGTACGCCATCGGCGGGAACCTGGCCGCGGCCCAGCTGTCCGGTGTCAACGTGCGCCGGGTCAACTTCTGGATCTTCGTCAACATGGGCTTCCTGGCCGCCGTGGCCGGGGTCATCTTCTCCTCGCGCTCCAACGGTGCGCAGCCCAGCGCCGGCAACGGCTTCGAGCTGGACGCCATCGCCGCGGCCTTCATCGGCGGCGCGGCCGTCACCGGCGGTGTCGGCAAGATCCAGGGCGCCATGATCGGTGGTCTGCTCGTCGGCGTCATCTCCAACGGGATGCAGCTGCTCGGCGTCGACCAGTCCCTGCAGTCGGTCATCAAGGGCCTGGTCCTGCTGCTGGCCGTCGCGTTCGACGTCTTCAACAAGCGTCGCGCCGGGGTCCGCTGA
- the mmsA gene encoding multiple monosaccharide ABC transporter ATP-binding protein translates to MTENTHPTHPGTGAAGNILEMRSITKTFPGVKALSEVSLSVRRGEVHAICGENGAGKSTLMKVLSGVYPHGTYEGEIHFDGKLSTFSGITDSEKVGIAIIHQELALVPYLSVAENLFLGNEIKGRGGLIDWNRTNGEASKLLARVGLSENPTTPIGQLGVGKQQLVEIAKALSKDVRLLILDEPTAALNDNDSAHLLDLLRQLREEGMTSIIISHKLNEIEAIADSVTIIRDGRTIETLDMRADAVTEDRIIRGMVGRDLDSRYPERTSNPGEEILRIEDWTVGHASQDRLVVDHASLNVRAGEVVGIAGLMGAGRTELAMSVFGRSYGRYLGGQLYVHGKPVQARSVREAIKVGLAYATEDRKRFGLNLIDDIKRNVSAAALDKLATGGFVDANEEIKVAEDSKRSMNIKAPTVNALTGKLSGGNQQKVVLSKWIYSDPEVLILDEPTRGIDVGAKYEIYTIINRLVAAGKAVIVISSELPELLGICDRIYTLSAGRITGEVPIEQASQESLMVLMTKDRSLTTEPNPHPTTTPAEELTPQERTA, encoded by the coding sequence ATGACCGAGAACACCCACCCCACGCATCCCGGGACCGGCGCGGCCGGGAACATCCTGGAGATGCGTTCCATCACCAAGACCTTCCCCGGGGTCAAGGCGCTCTCCGAGGTGTCGCTGTCGGTGCGCCGCGGTGAGGTCCACGCGATCTGCGGTGAGAACGGCGCCGGCAAGTCGACCCTCATGAAGGTCCTGTCCGGGGTGTACCCCCACGGGACCTACGAGGGGGAGATCCACTTCGACGGCAAGCTGTCGACGTTCTCGGGGATCACCGACTCCGAGAAGGTCGGCATCGCGATCATCCACCAGGAGCTCGCCCTCGTCCCGTACCTGTCCGTCGCCGAGAACCTGTTCCTGGGCAACGAGATCAAGGGCCGCGGCGGTCTGATCGACTGGAACCGCACCAACGGCGAGGCCTCCAAGCTGCTGGCGCGCGTGGGTCTGTCGGAGAACCCGACGACCCCGATCGGCCAGCTCGGCGTCGGCAAGCAGCAGCTCGTCGAGATCGCCAAGGCGCTCAGCAAGGACGTGCGCCTGCTGATCCTCGACGAACCGACCGCGGCGCTGAACGACAACGACTCCGCGCACCTGCTGGACCTGCTGCGGCAGCTGCGCGAGGAGGGGATGACGAGCATCATCATCTCCCACAAGCTCAACGAGATCGAGGCCATCGCGGACTCGGTGACGATCATCCGCGACGGCCGGACGATCGAGACCCTCGACATGCGGGCCGACGCCGTCACCGAGGACCGCATCATCCGCGGCATGGTCGGCCGCGACCTGGACTCCCGCTACCCCGAGCGCACCTCGAACCCGGGCGAGGAGATCCTGCGGATCGAGGACTGGACCGTCGGGCACGCCTCTCAGGACCGCCTCGTCGTCGACCACGCGTCGCTGAACGTGCGCGCCGGTGAGGTCGTCGGGATCGCCGGGCTGATGGGCGCCGGCCGCACCGAACTCGCCATGAGCGTGTTCGGCCGCAGCTACGGCCGCTACCTCGGCGGGCAGTTGTACGTGCACGGCAAGCCCGTCCAGGCCCGCTCGGTCCGCGAGGCCATCAAGGTCGGTCTCGCCTACGCGACCGAGGACCGCAAGAGGTTCGGCCTGAACCTCATCGACGACATCAAGCGCAACGTCTCGGCCGCCGCCCTCGACAAGCTCGCGACCGGCGGTTTCGTCGACGCGAACGAGGAGATCAAGGTCGCCGAGGACAGCAAGCGGAGCATGAACATCAAGGCTCCCACCGTCAACGCGTTGACGGGCAAGCTGTCCGGCGGCAACCAGCAGAAGGTCGTCCTGTCGAAGTGGATCTACTCCGATCCCGAGGTCCTCATCCTCGACGAGCCGACCCGCGGCATCGACGTCGGCGCGAAGTACGAGATCTACACGATCATCAACCGGCTCGTCGCCGCCGGCAAGGCCGTCATCGTCATCTCCTCCGAACTGCCCGAACTCCTGGGCATCTGCGACCGCATCTACACGCTGTCGGCCGGACGCATCACCGGTGAGGTCCCGATCGAGCAGGCGTCGCAGGAGTCCCTCATGGTCCTCATGACCAAGGACCGCAGCCTGACGACCGAACCGAACCCGCACCCCACCACCACCCCCGCCGAAGAACTCACCCCTCAGGAGCGCACCGCATGA
- the chvE gene encoding multiple monosaccharide ABC transporter substrate-binding protein, which translates to MKRRSALAVFGAGLALTLAACGGGGAGSGTGASAGSSESAKPADITVGVAMPTKTSERWIADGNNVKAGLEKAGYKVDLQYANDDIPTQSQQIDQMITKGDKLLIIAAIDGTALTSQLSAAASAGVKVISYDRLIRGSKDVDFYVSFDNYKVGVQQGTSLLTGLGLKNADGSEGTAAGPFNVELFAGSLDDNNAKFFWDGAYDTIKPYIDSGKIVVKSGQTTIDKAATLRWDQETAQKRMENLLTSTYNSGAKVDGVLSPYDGISRGIITALQNAGYGGSGTKMPVITGQDAEIASVKLINDGVQYSTIFKDTRKLADEVVTAASAIVEGKEPEANDTKSYNNGVKVVPSYLLESQVVTKDNVKSALVDTGYYTQAKVDAGK; encoded by the coding sequence ATGAAACGCCGCAGTGCCCTTGCCGTCTTCGGTGCCGGCCTGGCCCTGACCCTCGCCGCGTGCGGCGGGGGCGGTGCCGGTTCCGGAACCGGTGCCAGCGCCGGCAGCAGCGAATCGGCCAAGCCCGCGGACATCACGGTCGGCGTCGCGATGCCGACCAAGACGTCCGAGCGCTGGATCGCCGACGGGAACAACGTCAAGGCCGGGCTGGAGAAGGCCGGCTACAAGGTCGACCTGCAGTACGCGAACGACGACATCCCCACCCAGTCGCAGCAGATCGACCAGATGATCACCAAGGGCGACAAGCTCCTGATCATCGCCGCCATCGACGGCACGGCCCTGACCAGCCAGCTGTCCGCCGCCGCGTCCGCCGGCGTGAAGGTCATCTCCTACGACCGCCTCATCCGCGGTTCCAAGGACGTCGACTTCTACGTCTCGTTCGACAACTACAAGGTCGGTGTGCAGCAGGGCACCTCGCTGCTGACCGGGCTCGGGCTGAAGAACGCCGACGGTTCCGAGGGCACCGCGGCCGGCCCCTTCAACGTCGAGCTGTTCGCCGGTTCGCTGGACGACAACAACGCGAAGTTCTTCTGGGACGGCGCCTACGACACCATCAAGCCGTACATCGACTCCGGCAAGATCGTCGTGAAGTCCGGCCAGACCACGATCGACAAGGCCGCCACCCTGCGCTGGGACCAGGAGACCGCCCAGAAGCGCATGGAGAACCTGCTCACCTCGACCTACAACAGCGGTGCGAAGGTCGACGGCGTGCTGTCCCCCTACGACGGCATCTCCCGCGGCATCATCACCGCCCTGCAGAACGCCGGCTACGGCGGCTCGGGCACCAAGATGCCCGTCATCACCGGTCAGGACGCCGAGATCGCCTCCGTCAAGCTCATCAACGACGGTGTGCAGTACTCGACGATCTTCAAGGACACCCGCAAGCTCGCCGACGAGGTCGTCACCGCGGCCTCGGCGATCGTCGAGGGCAAGGAGCCCGAGGCGAACGACACCAAGTCGTACAACAACGGCGTCAAGGTCGTCCCCTCGTACCTCCTGGAGTCCCAGGTCGTGACGAAGGACAACGTCAAGAGCGCCCTCGTCGACACCGGGTACTACACCCAGGCCAAGGTCGACGCCGGCAAGTGA
- a CDS encoding LacI family DNA-binding transcriptional regulator, protein MSADEHPPATERPGDVRVPVLADVALLAGVSQQTVSRVVRGSPSVARRTRERVEAAIAELGYRPNVAARTLVTRRSHRIGVIAADASLYGAAVTLSGIQQACRDAGYAVSLVVLSDLEAASIQRALEELRAQYVDGAIAVVPQDASQDALREADIAFPYVLAPGLDGAGAADAYWAEVAAARAATDHLLDLGHATVHHVAGPGDWAESRARSTGWRTALVERLRFVPRPVRGDWSAASGYAAVGELPLDSVTALFVANDHMALGVLSALAARGLRVPGDVSVVGYDDVPDASFYAPPLTTVHQDFAEIGRRCVQVLLGRLHDRVVEPGPVSPRLVVRDSTAAPGTLLAVQPG, encoded by the coding sequence ATGTCCGCGGACGAGCACCCCCCGGCCACCGAACGACCCGGTGACGTGCGCGTCCCCGTCCTGGCCGACGTCGCCCTGCTCGCCGGCGTCTCGCAGCAGACCGTCTCGCGCGTCGTGCGCGGCAGCCCGTCGGTGGCGCGGCGCACCCGCGAGCGGGTCGAGGCCGCCATCGCCGAGCTGGGCTACCGCCCCAACGTCGCCGCCCGCACCCTCGTCACCCGCCGTTCGCACCGCATCGGGGTCATCGCCGCCGACGCCTCCCTGTACGGCGCGGCGGTGACCCTGTCCGGGATCCAGCAGGCCTGCCGCGACGCCGGCTACGCCGTCTCCCTCGTCGTGCTCTCCGACCTCGAGGCCGCCAGCATCCAGCGGGCGCTGGAGGAGCTGCGCGCCCAGTACGTCGACGGCGCCATCGCCGTCGTCCCCCAGGACGCCTCGCAGGACGCGCTGCGCGAGGCCGACATCGCCTTCCCCTACGTCCTGGCCCCCGGCCTGGACGGGGCCGGGGCCGCCGACGCCTACTGGGCCGAGGTCGCCGCCGCCCGCGCGGCGACCGACCACCTCCTCGACCTCGGCCACGCCACCGTCCACCACGTCGCCGGCCCCGGGGACTGGGCCGAGTCCCGGGCCCGCTCCACGGGGTGGCGGACCGCGCTGGTCGAACGCCTGCGGTTCGTCCCGCGCCCCGTGCGCGGGGACTGGTCGGCGGCCTCGGGGTACGCGGCCGTCGGCGAGCTGCCGCTGGACTCCGTGACGGCGCTGTTCGTGGCCAACGACCACATGGCCCTCGGCGTGCTGAGCGCCCTGGCGGCCCGCGGGCTGCGCGTGCCCGGCGACGTCTCGGTCGTCGGCTACGACGACGTGCCCGACGCCTCCTTCTACGCCCCCCCGCTCACGACGGTGCACCAGGACTTCGCCGAGATCGGCCGCCGCTGCGTGCAGGTCCTGCTGGGCCGGTTGCACGACCGCGTCGTCGAACCGGGGCCGGTGAGCCCGCGCCTCGTCGTGCGCGACAGCACCGCCGCCCCCGGCACCCTCCTGGCCGTTCAGCCCGGGTAG
- a CDS encoding LpqB family beta-propeller domain-containing protein, whose amino-acid sequence MSDERRGGASAGGGSRRRRWAALGLVVLLAGCGGVPRSGDVVSGSRVVDDPRIGLLQVIPDGPTRGAVPIDVVRGFLLAAASSQDDHAVAREFLTSAAAQTWRADASTTVVAAAPDLALVRQNATEAVVAVSATTTAVIDAAGHYVEQPPGTTTSRQLRLALQDGQWRVVDPGDGTTITSLDASRTLRPFPVYFVTGGPDPQLVGDVRWFGYDDRSTATRIVRALLEGASPWLAPGVVSGAPRGTQLRVGTVPVASGTATVDLSDAAKEADPEQRRLLLAQLRASLTSLPGVADVTVTVDGAEFSRADAQGAASGAGDADLPRATLPGDSRLVVLGPQGLSRWDRRQVQPVAGTGPGLESTGPASRPAAAPDADAYAVLTDEGRVVRVQAPGGPLQTAVSGRGPLVGPSIDRFGWVWTAPTAAGQSPVVVPVAAPETPASTVSAPADGLGGQLVDARVSRDGARLLVVVRDAAGAVHVRVHGIVRDVNGKPLRLGPATADLAPGAGDVLDAAWLVDDQFVLLARDGAGQTFPVLAEVSGGSSRLPPVAGGVSVAGGWTDRDVVVGTADGKLLVRSGADWIAVADGRDPAYPG is encoded by the coding sequence GTGAGCGACGAGCGGCGCGGCGGGGCCTCGGCCGGGGGAGGGTCGCGGAGGAGGCGGTGGGCCGCGCTGGGGCTGGTCGTCCTGCTCGCCGGGTGCGGGGGCGTCCCGCGCTCGGGCGACGTCGTCAGCGGGTCCCGCGTGGTCGACGACCCGCGGATCGGCCTGCTGCAGGTCATCCCCGACGGCCCCACCCGGGGGGCCGTGCCCATCGACGTCGTGCGGGGTTTCCTGCTGGCGGCCGCGTCCTCGCAGGACGACCACGCCGTGGCCCGCGAGTTCCTGACCTCGGCGGCCGCGCAGACGTGGCGGGCGGACGCCTCGACGACCGTCGTGGCCGCCGCCCCCGACCTGGCCCTGGTCAGGCAGAACGCCACCGAGGCCGTCGTCGCCGTGAGCGCCACGACGACGGCGGTCATCGACGCCGCGGGCCACTACGTCGAGCAGCCCCCGGGCACGACGACGTCGCGGCAGTTGCGGCTGGCCCTGCAGGACGGGCAGTGGCGGGTGGTCGACCCCGGGGACGGCACCACGATCACGAGCCTGGACGCCTCGCGGACCCTGCGCCCCTTCCCCGTCTACTTCGTGACGGGGGGTCCCGACCCCCAGCTGGTCGGGGACGTGCGCTGGTTCGGCTACGACGACCGGTCGACGGCGACGCGCATCGTCCGCGCCCTGCTCGAGGGCGCCTCGCCGTGGCTGGCGCCGGGGGTCGTCTCCGGGGCCCCGCGCGGCACGCAGCTGCGGGTCGGCACGGTGCCGGTGGCCTCGGGCACCGCGACGGTGGACCTGTCCGACGCCGCCAAGGAGGCCGACCCGGAGCAGCGTCGGCTGCTGCTGGCCCAGCTGCGGGCCAGCCTGACGAGCCTGCCGGGGGTCGCGGACGTGACCGTCACCGTCGACGGGGCGGAGTTCTCCCGGGCCGACGCCCAGGGTGCCGCGTCCGGTGCGGGGGACGCCGACCTGCCCCGCGCGACGCTGCCCGGCGACAGCCGCCTCGTCGTCCTGGGCCCGCAGGGGCTCTCGCGCTGGGACCGCCGCCAGGTGCAGCCCGTGGCGGGGACGGGCCCGGGGCTGGAGAGCACCGGCCCGGCGAGCCGGCCGGCCGCCGCCCCCGACGCCGACGCGTACGCGGTGCTCACCGACGAGGGGCGGGTCGTGCGGGTGCAGGCGCCGGGAGGGCCGCTGCAGACGGCGGTCAGCGGCCGGGGACCGCTCGTGGGCCCGTCGATCGACCGCTTCGGCTGGGTGTGGACCGCGCCGACCGCCGCCGGGCAGTCACCCGTCGTGGTGCCCGTCGCCGCCCCCGAGACCCCGGCCTCGACCGTGAGCGCCCCCGCCGACGGGCTCGGGGGGCAGCTGGTGGACGCGCGGGTCTCCCGCGACGGTGCCCGGCTGCTCGTGGTGGTCCGCGACGCCGCGGGCGCGGTGCACGTGCGGGTCCACGGCATCGTCCGCGACGTCAACGGCAAGCCCCTGCGGCTGGGGCCGGCCACCGCCGACCTGGCGCCGGGCGCCGGGGACGTCCTGGACGCCGCGTGGCTGGTGGACGACCAGTTCGTCCTGCTCGCGCGCGACGGCGCGGGGCAGACCTTCCCGGTCCTGGCCGAGGTGTCCGGGGGCAGTTCGCGGTTGCCGCCGGTCGCCGGGGGCGTCTCGGTGGCGGGCGGCTGGACCGACCGCGACGTCGTCGTCGGCACCGCCGACGGCAAGCTGCTGGTCCGCAGCGGGGCCGACTGGATCGCCGTGGCGGACGGGCGGGACCCGGCCTACCCGGGCTGA
- the mtrB gene encoding MtrAB system histidine kinase MtrB has protein sequence MRRLLARWRASLQLRVVVLTTMLGLAVVVGVGSFLLDGIADGLVAERQKVALADAARSAQTAQQQFDAATTTSSAEVEQLAGDVVSSLEGAGPDRVRGVVLLRAAGSADTAGTGQVVVRDVASEGLEAADIPMALRRAVVGSDVQQLQIVDLSDGSGAPSLVVGSTVTLPRAGEYELYFVYSLASEEATVSLVRTTFVGGGIALVLLVGAVAWVVARMVVEPVREAAGTAERLTGGHLDERMRVRGTDDLARLARAFNEMAAGMQQHIEQLEELSRLQRRFVSDVSHELRTPLTTIRMAGEVLHDAREGFDPASARSAELLLTQLERFDTLLSDLLEISRFDAGAAALEPDPQDVRALVHRVVEFTATLAERRGSQVHVAEPSGPCTAEVDARRIERVLRNLVGNAIEHGEARPIEITVACDEHAVAVGVRDHGVGLAPHQLPRVFDRFWRADPARARTTGGSGLGLAIALEDTRLHGGWLEVWGRPGQGCHFVLTVPRTAGRTLRASPLPVVPLGWREPVAALSAAPFREQP, from the coding sequence GTGAGGCGGCTGCTGGCCCGCTGGCGGGCCTCCCTGCAACTGCGTGTCGTGGTCCTGACGACGATGCTGGGCCTGGCCGTCGTCGTCGGCGTCGGGTCCTTCCTGCTCGACGGCATCGCCGACGGCCTGGTCGCCGAGCGGCAGAAGGTGGCGCTCGCCGACGCCGCCCGCAGCGCCCAGACCGCCCAGCAGCAGTTCGACGCGGCGACGACGACGAGCTCGGCGGAGGTCGAGCAGCTGGCCGGCGACGTCGTGTCGTCGCTGGAGGGGGCCGGCCCGGACCGGGTGCGCGGGGTCGTCCTGCTGCGCGCCGCAGGGTCGGCCGACACCGCCGGCACCGGGCAGGTCGTCGTGCGGGACGTCGCCTCGGAGGGGCTGGAGGCCGCCGACATCCCGATGGCGCTGCGCCGGGCGGTGGTGGGTTCCGACGTCCAGCAGCTGCAGATCGTCGACCTGTCCGACGGTTCCGGCGCCCCCTCGCTCGTGGTGGGCTCGACCGTGACGCTGCCGCGGGCGGGGGAGTACGAGCTGTACTTCGTGTACTCCCTGGCCAGCGAGGAGGCGACGGTCTCGCTGGTGCGCACCACGTTCGTCGGCGGCGGGATCGCGCTGGTGCTCCTCGTCGGCGCCGTGGCGTGGGTGGTCGCGCGGATGGTCGTCGAACCGGTCCGCGAGGCCGCCGGGACCGCGGAGCGGCTGACGGGCGGGCACCTCGACGAACGCATGCGGGTGCGCGGCACCGACGACCTCGCCCGGCTGGCCCGCGCGTTCAACGAGATGGCCGCCGGCATGCAGCAGCACATCGAGCAGCTGGAGGAGCTGTCCCGGTTGCAGCGCCGGTTCGTCTCCGACGTCTCCCACGAGCTGCGGACGCCGCTGACGACGATCCGGATGGCCGGGGAGGTCCTGCACGACGCCAGGGAGGGTTTCGACCCGGCCTCGGCGCGGTCGGCCGAGCTCCTGCTGACCCAGCTCGAACGGTTCGACACGCTGCTCTCGGACCTGCTGGAGATCTCCCGGTTCGACGCCGGGGCCGCTGCGCTGGAACCGGACCCGCAGGACGTGCGGGCCCTGGTGCACCGCGTGGTGGAGTTCACCGCCACCCTCGCCGAGCGCCGGGGGTCGCAGGTCCACGTCGCCGAACCCTCCGGCCCGTGCACGGCCGAGGTGGACGCGCGGCGCATCGAGCGGGTGCTGCGCAACCTCGTCGGCAACGCGATCGAGCACGGTGAGGCCCGCCCCATCGAGATCACCGTCGCGTGCGACGAGCACGCCGTCGCGGTGGGGGTGCGCGACCACGGGGTGGGGCTGGCCCCGCACCAGCTGCCGCGCGTCTTCGACCGGTTCTGGCGGGCCGACCCGGCCCGCGCCCGCACGACCGGCGGCAGCGGGCTGGGGCTGGCGATCGCGCTGGAGGACACCCGGTTGCACGGCGGGTGGCTGGAGGTGTGGGGCCGCCCGGGGCAGGGCTGCCACTTCGTGCTGACGGTGCCCCGCACGGCGGGGCGGACCCTGCGCGCCTCGCCCCTGCCCGTCGTCCCGCTGGGGTGGCGCGAACCGGTGGCCGCCCTGTCGGCCGCGCCGTTCCGGGAGCAGCCGTGA
- the mtrA gene encoding MtrAB system response regulator MtrA produces the protein MRGRVLVVDDDTALAEMLGIVLQGEGLETRFCANGDEALGAFRATRPDVVLLDLMLPGTDGMEVCRQIRAESGVPIVMLTAKSDTVDVVLGLEAGADDYVVKPFKPKELVARVRARLRTAGDRPPETLRIGDLTIDVAGHSVRRDGRSLPLTPLEFELLVTLARKPWQAFTRELLLEQVWGYRHAADTRLVNVHVQRLRSKIERDPEHPEIVVTVRGVGYRAGPL, from the coding sequence ATGAGGGGACGCGTCCTCGTGGTGGACGACGACACCGCGCTCGCCGAGATGCTGGGGATCGTGCTGCAGGGGGAGGGGTTGGAGACCCGCTTCTGCGCCAACGGCGACGAGGCGCTGGGGGCCTTCCGGGCGACCCGGCCCGACGTCGTGCTGCTCGACCTGATGCTGCCCGGCACCGACGGCATGGAGGTCTGCCGCCAGATCCGGGCCGAGTCCGGCGTCCCGATCGTCATGCTGACGGCCAAGAGCGACACCGTCGACGTCGTCCTGGGCCTGGAGGCCGGCGCCGACGACTACGTCGTCAAACCCTTCAAGCCCAAGGAACTGGTCGCGCGCGTGCGGGCCCGGTTGCGCACCGCCGGGGACCGCCCGCCCGAGACGCTGCGCATCGGCGACCTGACGATCGACGTCGCCGGCCACTCGGTGCGCCGCGACGGCCGGTCCCTGCCCCTGACCCCGCTGGAGTTCGAGCTCCTGGTCACCCTGGCCCGCAAGCCGTGGCAGGCGTTCACGCGCGAACTGCTGCTGGAGCAGGTGTGGGGTTACCGGCACGCCGCCGACACGCGCCTGGTGAACGTCCACGTGCAGCGGCTGCGCTCGAAGATCGAACGCGACCCCGAGCACCCCGAGATCGTCGTCACGGTCCGCGGGGTGGGGTACCGCGCCGGGCCCCTCTAG
- a CDS encoding DUF4129 domain-containing protein — protein sequence MTVPVQPDRPQARQWLAEELSRPEYRQSQGSWLVRAWTWLWDRLERVSVPGIGTGWTSVVVVVVLLVLLVVAVHLVGGPLRRSARQGPAEPVFEAAPEPASAHFARADAAAAAGDHALAVAERFRGLVRSLEERALVETRPGGTATEIASTAALALPDCADALARAARSFDDVRYGGRPASARADEDLRAVVAQVARARPVVPA from the coding sequence GTGACGGTCCCCGTGCAGCCGGACCGGCCCCAGGCCCGGCAGTGGCTGGCCGAGGAGCTGTCGCGCCCGGAGTACCGCCAGTCCCAGGGCTCGTGGCTGGTGCGCGCCTGGACCTGGCTGTGGGACCGGCTGGAGCGGGTCTCGGTGCCCGGGATCGGGACGGGCTGGACGTCCGTCGTCGTGGTCGTGGTGCTGCTGGTCCTGCTGGTCGTGGCCGTCCACCTCGTGGGGGGCCCGCTGCGCCGCAGCGCCCGGCAGGGCCCGGCCGAGCCGGTCTTCGAGGCCGCGCCCGAGCCCGCGAGCGCCCACTTCGCCCGCGCCGACGCGGCCGCGGCGGCCGGGGACCACGCGCTCGCCGTCGCCGAGCGGTTCCGCGGGCTCGTGCGGTCCCTGGAGGAACGCGCCCTCGTCGAGACCCGGCCCGGTGGCACGGCGACGGAGATCGCGTCCACCGCGGCGCTCGCGCTGCCCGACTGCGCCGACGCGCTGGCCCGCGCGGCCCGTTCCTTCGACGACGTCCGCTACGGCGGGCGGCCGGCGAGCGCGCGCGCCGACGAGGACCTGCGGGCCGTCGTGGCCCAGGTCGCCCGCGCGCGCCCGGTGGTCCCCGCGTGA